In the genome of Macrobrachium nipponense isolate FS-2020 chromosome 42, ASM1510439v2, whole genome shotgun sequence, one region contains:
- the LOC135213152 gene encoding macro domain-containing protein PG1779-like isoform X1 encodes MTFLVRKSLRKLSFLTVFRHFSASEINQKLDNRFSVVSGCCDSSSSSLVTKLHLRKMSSGSGHNIVEEKRRYWNLPKEEKRRFYNCGERYIELKEIPSWPQFYKANNYLINKLKISDSQKQRLLQGSTYKADPELNEKISIFEGDITALEIDAIVNAANNSLLGGGGVDGAIHRAAGRSLLLECQSLEGCRTGDAKLTGGYKLPAKAIIHTVGPRGEQPSLLESCYRRSMQIALENNLRTVAFPCISTGIYGYPKESAVQVVLPTVRTMLEAHRGKFDRIIFCVFLKDDKEFYLQHLPVFFPLP; translated from the exons ATGACTTTCCTAGTTCGGAAATCATTACGAAAATTATCCTTCCTGACGGTATTCCGGCATTTTAGCGCCTCGGAAATAAATCAAAAGCTTGACAACAGGTTCTCCGTCGTAAGTGGATGTTGTGacagttcttcttcttcattagtgACAAAGTTGCACCTGAGAAAGATGTCGTCGGGTTCGGGACACAATATCGTG GAGGAGAAAAGGAGGTACTGGAATCTTccaaaggaagagaaaaggagGTTTTACAATTGCGGTGAAAGATATATTGAGCTGAAAGAAATTCCATCATGGCCTCAGTTTTATAAGGCCAATAACTACCTGATCAATAAATTGAAGATTTCCGACTCCCAGAAACAACGGTTACTGCAGGGCAGTACATACAAAGCTGATCCAGAACTTAATGAGAAAATTTCCATTTTTGAGGGTGATATAACTGCATTAGAAATCGATGCCATTGTTAACGCTGCAAATAACAGTCTCTTGGGTGGTGGAGGCGTTGATGGAGCAATCCACAGGGCAGCTGGTAGGTCATTATTGTTAGAGTGTCAGAGTCTTGAGGGTTGTAGAACAGGTGATGCAAAGCTAACTGGAGGTTACAAATTGCCTGCAAAAGCTATCATTCACACAGTTGGTCCCCGAGGTGAGCAGCCCTCATTACTGGAGTCCTGCTACAGGAGATCGATGCAAATCGCCTTAGAGAATAACCTCAGAACTGTGGCCTTCCCTTGCATATCAACTGGTATTTATGGGTATCCAAAAGAAAGTGCAGTACAAGTTGTTTTGCCCACTGTCAGAACGATGCTCGAAGCGCACAGGGGGAAGTTTGATCGCATCATATTCTGCGTTTTCCTCAAGGACGACAAGGAGTTTTATCTGCAGCACCTTCCAGTTTTCTTTCCATTGCCATAA
- the LOC135213152 gene encoding macro domain-containing protein PG1779-like isoform X2, translating into MTFLVRKSLRKLSFLTVFRHFSASEINQKLDNRFSVEEKRRYWNLPKEEKRRFYNCGERYIELKEIPSWPQFYKANNYLINKLKISDSQKQRLLQGSTYKADPELNEKISIFEGDITALEIDAIVNAANNSLLGGGGVDGAIHRAAGRSLLLECQSLEGCRTGDAKLTGGYKLPAKAIIHTVGPRGEQPSLLESCYRRSMQIALENNLRTVAFPCISTGIYGYPKESAVQVVLPTVRTMLEAHRGKFDRIIFCVFLKDDKEFYLQHLPVFFPLP; encoded by the exons ATGACTTTCCTAGTTCGGAAATCATTACGAAAATTATCCTTCCTGACGGTATTCCGGCATTTTAGCGCCTCGGAAATAAATCAAAAGCTTGACAACAGGTTCTCCGTC GAGGAGAAAAGGAGGTACTGGAATCTTccaaaggaagagaaaaggagGTTTTACAATTGCGGTGAAAGATATATTGAGCTGAAAGAAATTCCATCATGGCCTCAGTTTTATAAGGCCAATAACTACCTGATCAATAAATTGAAGATTTCCGACTCCCAGAAACAACGGTTACTGCAGGGCAGTACATACAAAGCTGATCCAGAACTTAATGAGAAAATTTCCATTTTTGAGGGTGATATAACTGCATTAGAAATCGATGCCATTGTTAACGCTGCAAATAACAGTCTCTTGGGTGGTGGAGGCGTTGATGGAGCAATCCACAGGGCAGCTGGTAGGTCATTATTGTTAGAGTGTCAGAGTCTTGAGGGTTGTAGAACAGGTGATGCAAAGCTAACTGGAGGTTACAAATTGCCTGCAAAAGCTATCATTCACACAGTTGGTCCCCGAGGTGAGCAGCCCTCATTACTGGAGTCCTGCTACAGGAGATCGATGCAAATCGCCTTAGAGAATAACCTCAGAACTGTGGCCTTCCCTTGCATATCAACTGGTATTTATGGGTATCCAAAAGAAAGTGCAGTACAAGTTGTTTTGCCCACTGTCAGAACGATGCTCGAAGCGCACAGGGGGAAGTTTGATCGCATCATATTCTGCGTTTTCCTCAAGGACGACAAGGAGTTTTATCTGCAGCACCTTCCAGTTTTCTTTCCATTGCCATAA